One window from the genome of Lachancea thermotolerans CBS 6340 chromosome B complete sequence encodes:
- the AAH1 gene encoding adenine deaminase (similar to uniprot|P53909 Saccharomyces cerevisiae YNL141W AAH1 Adenine deaminase (adenine aminohydrolase) involved in purine salvage and nitrogen catabolism), with amino-acid sequence MPEYECTSVMREFLHELPKCEHHVHLEGTLEPDLLYPLALRNNVTLPNQFPKTVEELEKRYVMFRDLQDFLDFYYIGCEVLLQEEDFFDLAWAYFKRAHAQGLRHAEVFFDPQSHTPRGVAIETVVAGFKRACQKALDELQVTSKLIMCLLRHLPVEECKATLESSRVLFETQQLHGLGLDSAEQPFPPELFTECYELARQFHPDVKLTAHAGEEGSAKYVSNALDLLQVTRIDHGVRSVEDPELVARLARDKTMLTICPLSSLKLQVVKDISDLPLTQLLEAGVPFSINSDDPAYFGGYILDNYVAVQKKFNWDAATWAKVARQAIEGSWCDGKRKDELLTMLAAVVDKYSALI; translated from the coding sequence ATGCCAGAATACGAATGCACCAGCGTTATGCGCGAGTTTTTGCACGAGCTGCCCAAGTGTGAGCACCATGTGCACTTGGAGGGTACTCTGGAGCCCGACTTGCTTTACCCACTAGCATTGAGAAACAATGTGACGCTGCCAAACCAGTTTCCAAAGACTGTggaggagctggaaaagaGATACGTGATGTTCAGAGACCTACAGGATTTTCTGGACTTCTACTACATCGGTTGCGAGGTTCTGCTCCAGGAAGAGGACTTCTTCGATCTGGCCTGGGCATACTTCAAGCGCGCACACGCCCAGGGTTTGAGGCACGCAGAGGTGTTCTTCGACCCTCAGAGTCACACCCCTCGCGGCGTGGCCATTGAGACTGTGGTCGCTGGTTTCAAACGTGCGTGCCAGAAGGCGCTCGACGAGCTGCAGGTGACCTCGAAGCTGATCATGTGCTTACTGCGTCATCTGCCAGTGGAAGAGTGCAAGGCCACGCTCGAAAGCTCGCGCGTGCTTTTCGAAACACAGCAGCTCCACGGTCTGGGTTTGGATTCTGCAGAGCAGCCCTTCCCCCCAGAGCTCTTCACCGAGTGCTACGAGCTCGCGCGCCAGTTCCACCCTGACGTGAAGCTCACAGCGCACGCCGGTGAAGAAGGAAGCGCTAAGTACGTCTCCAATGCTCTAGATCTGCTGCAGGTCACCCGTATAGACCACGGTGTGAGGTCTGTTGAGGACCCCGAGCTGGTGGCCCGCCTCGCTCGCGACAAGACGATGCTGACCATTTGCCCGCTTTCCAGTCTGAAGCTGCAGGTGGTGAAGGACATTTCCGACCTGCCTCTCACGCAGCTTCTAGAGGCTGGCGTGCCTTTCTCCATTAACTCCGACGACCCCGCCTACTTCGGTGGTTACATCTTGGACAATTACGTGGCGGtccagaagaagttcaactGGGACGCCGCGACATGGGCCAAGGTTGCGCGCCAGGCCATCGAAGGCTCTTGGTGTGACGGCAAGAGGAAGGACGAGCTCTTGACAATGCTAGCTGCCGTTGTCGACAAGTACTCCGCACTTATTTAA
- the WSS1 gene encoding metalloendopeptidase WSS1 (similar to uniprot|P38838 Saccharomyces cerevisiae YHR134W WSS1 weak suppressor of smt3), protein MTTQKNVHIGSLAVMQKKPNKDYALSILKDIAHRVSYLMREHKFKVDQLVEFYPKNKRLLGMNVNRGAKIMLRLRQPFNEEEFLPREDILGTMLHELTHNVYGPHNALFYKKLDELTARTWVIESQGLYDGFIGRGRKLGVKPAGRTPPRRLGTSGGHSVGSIKSASEMAALAAQKRAFDAQWCASSSSTATPKPQDLQVIEIDSDGGEFTGRPKVKPERKPEPIEVIDLT, encoded by the coding sequence ATGACTACCCAAAAAAATGTACATATCGGTAGTTTAGCGGTAATgcagaaaaagccaaacAAGGATTACGCGCTGAGCATACTGAAAGACATAGCACATCGGGTGTCATACTTGATGCGCGAGcacaagttcaaggttgATCAACTTGTGGAGTTCTACCCAAAAAACAAACGGCTTCTGGGGATGAACGTGAACCGTGGGGCCAAAATCATGCTTCGCTTGAGACAACctttcaatgaagaagagtttttgccTCGTGAGGACATTTTGGGTACCATGTTGCACGAGCTTACTCACAACGTGTATGGTCCACATAATGCACTTTTCTACAAGAAGTTGGATGAGCTTACAGCTCGTACGTGGGTCATCGAAAGTCAGGGCCTGTATGACGGGTTCATTGGACGCGGCCGCAAGCTTGGGGTGAAACCAGCGGGAAGGACCCCACCTCGGCGTTTAGGTACGTCCGGGGGCCACTCTGTTGGCTCAATCAAGTCTGCGTCTGAGATGGCTGCTCTCGCAGCTCAAAAGCGGGCATTTGACGCACAGTGGTGTGCCAGTTCTTCCAGCACTGCGACGCCAAAACCTCAAGACCTACAAGTTATAGAAATTGATAGCGACGGCGGGGAGTTTACCGGGCGTCCTAAGGTTAAACCCGAAAGAAAACCAGAGCCCATAGAAGTCATCGATCTGACCTAA
- the GIM3 gene encoding tubulin-binding prefolding complex subunit GIM3 (similar to uniprot|P53900 Saccharomyces cerevisiae YNL153C GIM3 Subunit of the heterohexameric cochaperone prefoldin complex which binds specifically to cytosolic chaperonin), with protein sequence MDLLPEGKKNTVQVLYEDQQKINEFSKLIMRKDAINQELAHYKQEKGYLDDVSLEIELIDEDEQIQYRIGEAFVFMKQSEVVEQLEKDAEALDQKIEELEDADSEISSRTSELKTVLYAKFGDNINLER encoded by the exons ATGGATCTG CTTCCTGAGGGAAAAAAGAATACCGTACAGGTCTTGTATGAAGATCAGCAAAAGATCAACGAATTTTCGAAGCTTATAATGAGAAAAGACGCGATCAACCAAGAATTAGCACATTATAAACAAGAGAAGGGGTACCTTGATGACGTCTCGTTAGAAATAGAGCTCATTGACGAGGACGAGCAGATTCAGTATAGAATTGGAGAGGCTTTTGTCTTCATGAAGCAAAGCGAAGTCgttgagcagctggaaaaagatGCAGAGGCTCTTGACCAAAAGATAGAAGAATTGGAGGATGCAGACTCTGAGATCAGTTCTAGGACAAGTGAATTAAAGACGGTGCTGTACGCCAAATTTGGAGACAATATCAACCTAGAGCGTTAG
- a CDS encoding uncharacterized protein (similar to uniprot|P38841 Saccharomyces cerevisiae YHR138C Homologous to PBI2) — protein sequence MRLLVIITACLSAMAYAATANNVKSYILTLDDNQPALAGKIQDLKSFVQQVGGKITHEYSLIKGFSLQLPADDSSDILQKIESFGEKLSCKLNLEQDQEVHTFKGPEPFEASAE from the exons ATGAGACTCTTGGTTATCATCACCGCCTGTCTAAGCGCGATGGCTTATGCTGCGACTGCTA ACAACGTCAAATCCTACATCCTGACCCTCGATGACAACCAGCCTGCCCTCGCAGGCAAAATCCAAGACTTGAAGTCGTTTGTCCAACAAGTTGGTGGGAAAATAACCCACGAATATTCCCTGATAAAGGGCTTCAGCCTGCAACTTCCTGCTGACGACTCTTCGGATATTTTGCAGAAGATCGAGAGTTTCGGTGAGAAACTTAGTTGCAAGCTCAACCTTGaacaagaccaagaagttcacaCTTTCAAAGGTCCCGAACCCTTCGAGGCCTCCGCTGAATGA
- a CDS encoding KLTH0B06116p (similar to uniprot|P53898 Saccharomyces cerevisiae YNL156C NSG2 Protein of unknown function potential homolog of mammalian Insig 1) → MARKKAQMANGNYSVSSESISNLTRPQLYGIYDADITHSEDAEVYEEAKKSVGKFPEDMIKRSGAHGQRSMLQRATHILFSLTFLGVAGISYNELSKQLHDNHELHEEFASRPLALGVEICRTLSFGVVPTWMAYALEGVLFGALLPLMDTLWGSPVRTTTFTSFLRSTNAMLGVAFGIRKIEWSSSLQASGAWFLLNIVLWMFFDGTPSMLLGCLGIGTIASVTSYRDVTEFSQMLYFMDFYFLGLLLFGKLGRYLYGHRA, encoded by the coding sequence ATGGCTAGAAAGAAGGCCCAGATGGCCAATGGAAACTACAGCGTTAGCAGTGAGTCCATCAGCAATCTTACACGACCACAGCTGTACGGCATCTACGATGCAGACATCACTCACAGCGAAGATGCTGAAGTCTAcgaagaagccaaaaaatcGGTAGGAAAATTCCCAGAAGACATGATCAAGCGCTCCGGAGCCCACGGCCAAAGGTCCATGCTCCAGAGAGCAACTCACATACTGTTTTCGTTGACATTTCTTGGCGTTGCAGGCATTTCATACAACGAGCTCAGCAAGCAGCTTCACGACAACCACGAGCTGCACGAAGAGTTTGCATCGAGGCCTTTGGCTTTAGGCGTAGAGATTTGCCGGACTCTGAGCTTTGGAGTGGTTCCAACTTGGATGGCTTACGCACTCGAGGGTGTGCTGTTTGGAGCACTGTTGCCACTCATGGACACGCTGTGGGGCAGCCCCGTTAGGACCACCACTTTCACTTCATTTTTGCGCTCCACCAATGCGATGCTTGGCGTCGCGTTCGGCATTCGGAAAATCGAATGGAGCTCTTCTCTCCAGGCCAGCGGCGCTTGGTTTCTCCTAAACATCGTGCTTTGGATGTTTTTTGATGGCACGCCATCCATGCTGCTAGGCTGCCTCGGGATTGGTACGATCGCCTCTGTCACCAGCTACCGTGACGTGACGGAGTTCTCCCAAATGCTGTACTTTATGGACTTTTATTTCCTCGGACTGTTGCTGTTTGGTAAGCTGGGCAGATACTTGTACGGCCATCGCGCTTGA
- the ARO9 gene encoding aromatic-amino-acid:2-oxoglutarate transaminase (similar to uniprot|P38840 Saccharomyces cerevisiae YHR137W ARO9 Aromatic aminotransferase catalyzes the first step of tryptophan phenylalanine and tyrosine catabolism), with protein MQALEEHYKPFLSSRVEARKFSPFWSQNLPEGLKPHPKPIDLGPGLPHEGFFPIESMHLNVVEEPFQHTSAGTKSHKLHKPAPEGSKHFEERAFVTEKLSSDSAVDVWRYEPNSPEVIPLSQGLQYTETAGMKQLLDFCRGFVSYAHPPAYNEWDVTLANGSSDATFKIIETLCDSSVTVLVEEFTFSPTLAIITAAGGTTVPLKLDITADPDVQGINVEYLTDLLDNWSQGPNAHLSKPKLLYTIPTGQNPTGMTLSFEKRKQIYALAEKHDFIIIEDDPYGYLRYPFYDRKNPDYNPYALHEYTAKDYCEKVLSKSFITMDTSGRVLRCETFSKVFCPGLRLSFIAGNKYLIKKIVDFAEVSSRAPSGLSQLIVNNVIQKWAKSYSSPQEAWLVWVMKVAGHYTHRRNMFVQALEATEAFSEGLFSLAQTSAGMFLAVEINFDHFAKSLSITERSKAMQRLSSISIEEGVGIIQGINMAADRKYSLARSFFLRLTFAFAADVEELQEAADRLGKSVKRLAAEL; from the coding sequence ATGCAGGCCTTGGAAGAACACTATAAGCCATTTCTCTCTTCGCGAGTCGAAGCGCGCAAGTTTTCCCCTTTCTGGAGTCAGAATCTGCCTGAGGGCCTCAAGCCCCATCCCAAGCCGATTGACCTTGGCCCTGGACTACCTCATGAGGGTTTCTTTCCAATCGAATCGATGCACTTGaacgttgttgaagaaccATTCCAACACACATCCGCCGGTACAAAGTCGCACAAGCTTCACAAGCCCGCTCCAGAGGGCTCGAAACACTTCGAGGAGCGCGCATTTGTCACCGAGAAGCTCAGTAGTGACAGCGCGGTCGACGTTTGGCGCTACGAGCCAAACAGCCCGGAGGTTATTCCTCTCTCGCAGGGGCTGCAGTACACTGAGACTGCTGGTATGAAGCAGCTCTTAGATTTCTGCAGAGGCTTCGTCTCCTACGCCCACCCTCCAGCTTACAACGAATGGGACGTCACTCTTGCCAACGGATCGTCCGATGCCACCTTCAAGATTATTGAAACGCTTTGCGACAGCAGTGTCACGGTTTTGGTCGAGGAGTTCACTTTCTCACCCACGCTCGCCATCATAACTGCCGCTGGTGGCACTACGGTCCCTCTCAAGCTGGACATTACCGCGGATCCCGACGTGCAAGGGATAAATGTGGAGTACCTTACTGACCTCCTGGATAACTGGTCTCAGGGCCCTAACGCTCACCTCTCGAAGCCCAAGTTGCTATACACTATCCCTACCGGCCAGAATCCTACAGGTATGACTCTGTCGTTTGAGAAGCGTAAGCAGATTTATGCTCTTGCGGAGAAGCACGATTTTATCATTATTGAAGACGATCCTTACGGGTACTTGAGGTACCCTTTCTATGACCGGAAAAACCCTGACTACAACCCATATGCGCTACACGAATACACGGCAAAAGACTATTGTGAGAAAGTTCTCTCAAAATCTTTTATTACAATGGATACTTCTGGACGTGTTCTGAGGTGTGAAACCTTTTCCAAAGTTTTCTGCCCTGGCCTTCGGTTAAGCTTCATTGCGGGCAATAAGTATcttatcaaaaagattgttGACTTTGCAGAAGTCTCTTCCAGGGCACCAAGTGGTCTTTCTCAACTTATTGTCAACAACGTCATACAGAAGTGGGCGAAAAGCTACAGCAGCCCTCAAGAGGCATGGTTGGTGTGGGTGATGAAGGTTGCTGGGCACTACACCCATCGTAGAAACATGTTTGTTCAGGCGCTGGAGGCTACTGAGGCTTTCAGCGAGGGTTTGTTTTCGCTGGCGCAAACATCAGCAGGCATGTTCTTAGCGGTTGAAATCAACTTTGATCACTTCGCAAAATCCCTCAGCATAACCGAGCGATCAAAAGCTATGCAGCGCCTCAGCTCAATATCGATTGAAGAAGGTGTCGGAATAATTCAAGGGATAAACATGGCTGCCGACAGGAAGTACTCGCTTGCTAGgtctttctttttgagattgaCATTCGCTTTTGCAGCTGACGTCGAAGAGctacaagaagctgctgacAGGCTAGGAAAGTCCGTCAAGAGGCTGGCTGCTGAGCTCTGA
- a CDS encoding KLTH0B06248p (conserved hypothetical protein), whose protein sequence is MTSFGTYRTMEDPELLFQFSTPLVGSSRTLPTGISAGEPSSRWPGFDASPRAAAADDEERDGDAATLQGSGASICDEAATLYSHTVKRDTPAESGARSEAPWVNAAAIGSGYAPHPLKSGTASVYRSNAALLSRFNNALSKSFSSDQLHQIERMVDEFWLRESALTEDMFEDSSDEE, encoded by the coding sequence ATGACATCTTTTGGAACCTACAGAACCATGGAGGACCCtgagcttctctttcagtTTAGCACCCCGCTGGTAGGCTCGTCGCGCACACTACCTACCGGGATTTCAGCCGGGGAACCCAGCAGCAGATGGCCCGGTTTCGATGCGAGtccgcgcgccgcggctgcggacgacgaggagcGCGACGGAGACGCGGCGACATTGCAGGGCAGCGGCGCAAGCATTTGTGACGAGGCCGCTACGCTTTACTCGCACACCGTGAAACGTGATACGCCGGCTGAATCTGGCGCCCGGTCCGAGGCGCCATGGGTCAACGCCGCCGCGATCGGTAGCGGATACGCTCCGCACCCGCTAAAAAGTGGCACGGCCTCAGTGTATCGCTCAAACGCAGCGTTGCTTTCGCGTTTCAACAATGCGCTGTCCAAGTCGTTCTCGTCTGACCAGCTTCACCAGATCGAGCGCATGGTGGACGAGTTCTGGCTCCGCGAAAGCGCCCTCACCGAAGACATGTTCGAGGACTCTTCAGACGAAGAGTAG
- the CUZ1 gene encoding Cuz1p (similar to uniprot|P53899 Saccharomyces cerevisiae YNL155W Hypothetical ORF), protein MTNVETGMLDVGTHCTFCRQLDFLPFHCKQCGGDFCSSHRSRTSHRCASEQQQNSEQEPQSGSVSPVRNANGEYFATLLPEKGHIRVKQAEQNAQRPHRASDRSVKDRLEASGNKSALEKLKSFFGRRSNSRAANPSKKGPANRLIQLAKLKQSAKGDPKIPMANRVYAFCFVIDAKDENVRHELFVNKIWPVGRALDYIANQLAVQNLNNSVQASVNEKLFLYRDCDGVPAPLDTSCRVAAIIHDADTLYLVRGEQLPTV, encoded by the coding sequence ATGACGAATGTTGAAACCGGAATGCTGGATGTGGGAACCCACTGCACGTTTTGCCGACAGCTCGACTTCCTTCCCTTTCACTGCAAACAATGTGGAGGTGACTTTTGCAGCTCTCACAGGAGCCGAACTTCACACCGCTGCGCTTCggagcagcagcaaaatTCAGAGCAGGAACCCCAGTCGGGGAGCGTCTCCCCAGTTAGGAACGCCAATGGAGAGTATTTTGCTACTTTGCTTCCAGAGAAAGGCCACATTCGCGTAAAGCAGGCGGAACAGAATGCGCAAAGGCCGCATAGGGCTAGCGACCGAAGTGTCAAAGACCGGCTCGAGGCCAGCGGAAACAAAAGCGCATTagaaaagttgaaatcGTTTTTCGGAAGGCGATCTAACTCCCGTGCTGCCAATCCATCGAAAAAGGGTCCGGCGAACCGTCTCATTCAGCTTGCAAAGCTTAAACAATCGGCGAAAGGGGATCCCAAAATCCCAATGGCCAACCGTGTGTATGCATTTTGCTTCGTGATCGATGCCAAAGACGAGAACGTGAGGCACGAACTCTTTGTTAACAAGATATGGCCCGTGGGGCGCGCCCTCGACTACATAGCGAACCAACTTGCCGTGCAAAACCTTAACAACAGCGTCCAAGCCTCCGTCaacgaaaagctttttctgtaCCGTGACTGCGATGGTGTGCCGGCTCCCCTCGATACATCTTGCCGAGTTGCGGCAATCATTCACGATGCTGACACCCTTTATCTGGTACGAGGTGAACAACTTCCTACCGTTTAA
- the YCK2 gene encoding serine/threonine protein kinase YCK2 (some similarities with uniprot|P23292 Saccharomyces cerevisiae YNL154C YCK2 membrane-bound casein kinase I homolog), with amino-acid sequence MNGASASASQHVLGSSASSTARDDSTIVGLHYRIGKKIGEGSFGVLFEGTNMINGVPVAIKFEPRKSEAPQLKDEYRTYKILAGTPGIPQAYYFGQEGLHNILVIDLLGPSLEDLFDWCGRRFSVKTVVQVAVQMITLIEDLHTHDLIYRDIKPDNFLIGRPGTPDENKVHLIDFGMAKQYRDPKTKQHIPYREKKSLSGTARYMSINTHLGREQSRRDDMEALGHVFFYFLRGQLPWQGLKAPNNKQKYEKIGEKKRVTNVYDLAQGLPVQFGRYLEVVRSLAFEETPDYEGYRKLFLSILDDMDNQADGEYDWMKLNGGRGWDLNINKKPNLHGYGHPNPPNDKNRRHRNKYAQGQGMDPQQQLRYQQQQLLHQQQQQQQQQQQQQQQQQQQQQQQRQQQLQSQQQISQQQRLDPTSYEAYQQQTQQKYAQQQQKLQQQSRVHSYNQHAPQQQPNLYGAQQPPTVKQHAQPPNKVAATDGKSVSSGKGFFSKLGCC; translated from the coding sequence ATGAACGGCGCTTCAGCCTCCGCCTCCCAGCATGTACTGGGATCCTCTGCGTCATCCACGGCCCGCGATGACTCAACCATCGTAGGCCTCCACTACCGAATTGGCAAAAAGATTGGAGAGGGGTCCTTCGGCGTGCTATTCGAGGGCACCAACATGATCAACGGCGTGCCTGTCGCGATCAAGTTTGAGCCACGCAAGTCCGAGGCTCCCCAGCTCAAAGACGAGTACCGCACCTACAAAATTTTAGCGGGCACTCCCGGCATCCCTCAGGCGTACTACTTTGGCCAAGAGGGCTTGCATAACATTCTGGTCATCGACCTCCTGGGCCCTTCCCTCGAGGATCTCTTTGACTGGTGTGGACGTCGCTTTTCCGTCAAGACTGTGGTGCAGGTTGCTGTGCAAATGATTACGTTGATCGAAGATTTACACACTCATGACTTGATATATCGTGATATCAAACCGgacaacttcttgatcGGTCGTCCCGGTACTCCTGACGAAAACAAAGTGCACTTGATCGACTTCGGTATGGCCAAACAATACAGGGACCCAAAGACTAAACAACATATTCCATACAGAGAAAAGAAGTCCCTCAGCGGCACTGCGCGGTACATGTCAATAAACACACACCTGGGGCGTGAGCAATCGCGTAGAGACGACATGGAGGCCCTGGGCCATGTCTTTTTCTACTTTCTGAGAGGCCAGCTTCCATGGCAAGGTTTGAAGGCGCCAAACAACAAGCAGAAATACGAAAAAATTGgcgagaaaaagagggtTACCAATGTTTACGATCTTGCTCAGGGTCTCCCTGTCCAGTTTGGTCGGTACTTGGAAGTCGTCAGAAGCCTGGCGTTCGAAGAAACTCCAGACTACGAAGGATACAGAAAGCTGTTCCTTTCTATCTTGGATGACATGGACAACCAAGCCGATGGCGAGTATGACTGGATGAAGCTCAACGGCGGCCGCGGCTGGGATTTGAACATTAACAAGAAGCCCAACCTACATGGCTACGGTCACCCAAACCCTCCTAACGACAAAAACAGGAGGCATAGGAACAAGTACGCCCAAGGCCAGGGCATGGACCCCCAGCAACAGCTACGTtaccaacagcagcaacttctgcaccagcagcagcagcagcagcagcagcagcagcagcaacaacaacaacaacaacagcaacagcaacaacagaGACAACAACAGCTGCAATCACAACAGCAGATATCGCAGCAGCAAAGACTTGATCCAACCTCATACGAGGCTTATCAACAACAGACGCAGCAGAAGTACgctcaacagcaacagaaGCTGCAACAGCAGAGCCGTGTTCACAGCTACAACCAGCATGCTCCACAGCAACAACCCAACCTCTACGGGGCCCAACAACCCCCAACGGTGAAACAGCACGCCCAGCCGCCCAACAAGGTGGCCGCTACCGACGGAAAGTCTGTGTCGTCTGGAAAGGGTTTCTTTTCGAAACTGGGCTGCTGTTAA
- a CDS encoding KLTH0B06182p (similar to uniprot|P53183 Saccharomyces cerevisiae YGL039W and similar to uniprot|Q12068 Saccharomyces cerevisiae YOL151W GRE2), producing MDEKVLVTGCNGFVALHVLDILLSEKFHVIGTVRTPEKANRVKESFKKLYPYANLEVEIVADITKKDAFDKIFQKYSDIQHVIHTAANVTFGNGGDRKETYLIPATEGTKNILESTYSLGKNVKKFVMTSSLASIMDRKHFGDPNFVHTESTWNPITWEEAENDDGNAYCASKKLSERLAWDFVKKHEKDIKFSLTTVCPPMIMGPQVFEWSLANETLNTSAEKVNSALKTTPDSKGPFDSSNGLSCDVRDVALLHMLPLRNEALAGQRLFPLNGTSLKQHNYEDARYTLQRILEILNKQFPEVRGKISAGADKSTLKTPDDLLYYNNDLTTKLTGVEFKPFEVTVHDAAKQILDYRAAHK from the coding sequence ATGGACGAGAAGGTTTTGGTAACTGGATGCAATGGATTTGTCGCGCTTCACGTTCTTGATATTCTACTGTCAGAGAAGTTTCATGTAATTGGGACTGTTAGAACCCCAGAAAAGGCCAACCGAGTTAAAGAGTCGTTTAAAAAACTGTATCCGTATGCCAACCTGGAGGTTGAGATTGTAGCGGATATAACTAAAAAAGACGCTTTTGACAAGATCTTCCAAAAATACTCCGACATTCAGCATGTCATTCATACTGCTGCGAACGTCACTTTTGGGAACGGGGGAGACAGAAAGGAAACCTATTTGATTCCTGCCACCGAGGGAACCAAGAACATCCTAGAGTCTACGTATAGTTTGGGTAAGAATGTCAAGAAGTTCGTAATGACCTCTTCTCTAGCTTCAATAATGGACAGAAAGCACTTTGGGGACCCTAATTTTGTTCACACAGAGTCAACCTGGAACCCAATTACCTGGGAAGAAGCCGAGAATGATGACGGCAATGCCTATTGTGcttcgaagaagctttcgGAGCGCTTGGCTTGGGACTTTGTCAAGAAACATGAGAAAGACATCAAGTTTAGCTTGACGACCGTATGCCCTCCAATGATTATGGGTCCACAAGTGTTTGAGTGGAGCCTGGCTAATGAAACACTGAACACCTCTGCTGAAAAGGTGAACAgtgctttgaaaactacGCCAGACTCTAAGGGTCCTTTTGATAGCTCCAATGGTCTTTCATGCGATGTTCGCGATGTTGCACTTTTGCACATGCTTCCTCTCCGTAACGAAGCTCTTGCGGGGCAGAGGCTTTTTCCCTTAAATGGAACGAGCCTGAAGCAACACAACTACGAAGACGCTAGGTACACTTTGCAGCGGATCTTGGAGATACTAAACAAACAGTTCCCAGAAGTGAGGGGCAAAATCTCAGCTGGGGCCGACAAGAGTACCCTTAAGACACCAGACGATCTCTTATATTACAACAACGACTTGACCACTAAGTTGACTGGTGTCGAGTTCAAACCCTTCGAGGTAACGGTTCATGATGCCGCTAAGCAAATCTTAGATTACCGTGCCGCTCACAAGTAA